The Girardinichthys multiradiatus isolate DD_20200921_A chromosome Y, DD_fGirMul_XY1, whole genome shotgun sequence genome has a window encoding:
- the LOC124864432 gene encoding WW domain-binding protein 2-like — MALNRNHSQNGGVLINNGETVLRQCKNVELSFTDVTCKTDLLKGTKKGTIYLTPYRLVFVSSNNKDCLGSAVFPYYLMKGCSIEQPVFGANYIKGTVSAEAGGGWEGQAHFKMSFPSGGAIEVGQHLFKLATNASRAAPAQNGAPAYGYPSPGMVNGYGPPPSASNGYPYAPPPQQNGFYQGPPPPTASGNMGYPYPTAAAGMYPSGFDYMAPPPPYPGPPQNWTPPPQNWTAPPPPAGNSKAAEAAGSAYYNPSNPHSVYMPAERPPPYAPYPNSPDKKKD, encoded by the exons ATGGCTCTAAATCGGAATCATTCTCAAAACGGCGGAGTCCTGATTAACAACGGAGAGAC TGTCTTAAGACAATGTAAGAATGTGGAGCTGTCATTCACTGATGTCACCTGCAAGACTGATCTGCTCAAGGGGACCAAGAAAGGCACAATTTATCTTACACCCTACAGG TTGGTGTTCGTGTCCAGTAACAACAAGGACTGCTTAGGCTCAGCCGTCTTCCCCTATTATCTGATGAAGGGCTGCAGCATTGAGCAGCCAGTGTTTGGAGCCAACTACATAAAAGGCACTGTGTCGGCTGAGGCAGGTG GTGGCTGGGAAGGTCAGGCTCATTTCAAGATGTCATTTCCCAGTGGAGGAGCCATTGAGGTGGGACAGCATCTCTTCAAACTGGCCACAAATG CATCTCGTGCTGCTCCGGCCCAGAACGGTGCTCCTGCTTATGGTTACCCTTCACCCGGCATGGTGAACGGGTATGGTCCACCTCCATCTGCCTCTAACGGCTATCCCTACGCACCCCCTCCCCAGCAGAACGGATTCTACCAAGGTCCCCCTCCTCCTACTGCTTCTGGCAATATGGGGTACCCCtatccaacagcagcagcag GCATGTACCCATCTGGATTTGACTACATGGCCCCACCCCCTCCTTATCCCGGGCCACCCCAGAATTGGACTCCACCTCCTCAGAACTGGACCGCTCCCCCGCCTCCTGCAG GCAACTCAAAGGCGGCTGAAGCAGCAGGCAGCGCGTATTATAATCCCAGCAATCCGCACAGCGTCTACATGCCTGCG GAGCGGCCTCCACCATATGCACCTTATCCTAACTCCCCTGACAAAAAGAAAGACTGA